A window of Tripterygium wilfordii isolate XIE 37 chromosome 7, ASM1340144v1, whole genome shotgun sequence contains these coding sequences:
- the LOC120002127 gene encoding probable polyamine transporter At1g31830 isoform X2, producing the protein MPESRNVEYVELGEGSSPKLEKLPKVSVIPLVFLIFYEVSGGPFGVEDSVQAAGPLLALLGFLVFPFIWSIPEALITAEMGTMFPENGGYVVWVSAALGPYWGFQQGWMKWLSGVIDNALYPVLFLDYLKSAIPALEDGFIRIIAVLILTAALTYLNYRGLTIVGWVAILLGVFSLLPFVFMGVVAIPKLNPSRWLLVDTGNINWGLYLNTLFWNLNYWDSISTLAGEVENPGKTLPKALFYALILVVFGYFFPLLIGTGAIPVDRDLWSDGYFSDIAKILGGVWLRSWIQVASALSNMGMFLAEMSSDSFQLLGMAERGMLPECFSRRSRHGTPLTGILFSASGVILLSWMSFQEIVAAENFLYCFGMIMEFIAFVKLRMEHPAASRPYRIPIGTAGSILMCIPPTILILVVLAIASFKVMVISIIAVIIGLVLEPCLRFSEKKRWFSFSRDSVIVDFHSVNYQSS; encoded by the coding sequence ATGCCGGAGTCCAGAAATGTCGAGTATGTGGAGTTGGGGGAAGGTTCTTCCCCCAAGTTAGAGAAGCTCCCAAAAGTATCAGTCATCCCACTTGTTTTTCTGATCTTTTACGAGGTTTCTGGAGGGCCATTTGGTGTTGAAGATAGTGTCCAGGCAGCCGGCCCCCTTTTAGCGCTtcttggttttttggttttccCATTCATATGGAGCATTCCCGAAGCCTTGATCACTGCAGAAATGGGTACTATGTTCCCAGAGAATGGTGGTTATGTAGTGTGGGTTTCAGCAGCATTGGGTCCTTACTGGGGCTTTCAACAGGGCTGGATGAAATGGCTTAGTGGTGTTATTGATAATGCACTATATCCTGTTCTATTTCTAGACTATCTCAAATCTGCAATTCCAGCATTGGAGGACGGTTTCATCAGGATAATAGCAGTGCTAATTTTAACGGCTGCTCTCACTTACTTGAACTATAGGGGTCTGACCATTGTGGGATGGGTTGCCATACTATTGGGGGTTTTCTCACTTCTTCCTTTTGTCTTTATGGGAGTTGTGGCTATTCCGAAACTGAATCCTTCCAGATGGTTGTTGGTAGACACAGGCAACATAAACTGGGGTTTGTACTTAAATACCCTGTTCTGGAACCTTAATTACTGGGACTCTATTAGTACTCTTGCGGGAGAGGTGGAAAATCCTGGTAAAACTCTTCCAAAAGCTCTCTTTTATGCTCTTATCTTGGTTGTATTTGGGTACTTCTTCCCTCTTCTGATTGGTACGGGAGCCATTCCAGTTGATCGTGATTTATGGTCTGATGGGTACTTCTCTGACATTGCTAAAATTCTTGGAGGTGTATGGTTAAGATCATGGATTCAGGTGGCATCTGCTTTGTCAAACATGGGTATGTTTTTAGCTGAAATGAGCAGTGATTCTTTTCAGCTTCTGGGGATGGCAGAGCGTGGAATGCTTCCAGAATGTTTTAGCAGGAGGTCTCGACATGGAACTCCTCTTACTGGGATCTTATTCTCTGCCTCTGGAGTAATTTTACTGTCGTGGATGAGCTTTCAAGAGATAGTAGCTGCAGAGAACTTCTTGTATTGTTTTGGAATGATTATGGAATTTATAGCATTTGTGAAGCTACGAATGGAACACCCAGCAGCATCTCGGCCTTACAGGATACCTATCGGAACAGCGGGATCAATACTGATGTGCATTCCTCCAACCATCCTTATCTTAGTGGTTTTAGCTATTGCTTCCTTCAAAGTCATGGTTATCAGCATCATTGCCGTGATTATTGGACTTGTTCTGGAGCCTTGTCTCCGTTTCTCGGAGAAAAAGAGATGGTTCAGCTTCTCCAGGGATTCTGTCATAGTAGACTTTCATTCTGTGAACTACCAGTCATCGTGA
- the LOC120002127 gene encoding probable polyamine transporter At1g31830 isoform X1: MLLRLQYLDRRRQIDPLQSSSLRRSLPQGERMKQRNSLAKLTSAQMPESRNVEYVELGEGSSPKLEKLPKVSVIPLVFLIFYEVSGGPFGVEDSVQAAGPLLALLGFLVFPFIWSIPEALITAEMGTMFPENGGYVVWVSAALGPYWGFQQGWMKWLSGVIDNALYPVLFLDYLKSAIPALEDGFIRIIAVLILTAALTYLNYRGLTIVGWVAILLGVFSLLPFVFMGVVAIPKLNPSRWLLVDTGNINWGLYLNTLFWNLNYWDSISTLAGEVENPGKTLPKALFYALILVVFGYFFPLLIGTGAIPVDRDLWSDGYFSDIAKILGGVWLRSWIQVASALSNMGMFLAEMSSDSFQLLGMAERGMLPECFSRRSRHGTPLTGILFSASGVILLSWMSFQEIVAAENFLYCFGMIMEFIAFVKLRMEHPAASRPYRIPIGTAGSILMCIPPTILILVVLAIASFKVMVISIIAVIIGLVLEPCLRFSEKKRWFSFSRDSVIVDFHSVNYQSS, translated from the exons atgcttTTACGATTGCAATATCTAGATCGTCGGCGGCAGATCGATCCGCTCCAATCCTCGTCTCTGCGTCGGTCTCTTCCTCAAGGTGAAAGAATG AAGCAGAGGAATTCATTGGCTAAACTAACATCTGCTCAAATGCCGGAGTCCAGAAATGTCGAGTATGTGGAGTTGGGGGAAGGTTCTTCCCCCAAGTTAGAGAAGCTCCCAAAAGTATCAGTCATCCCACTTGTTTTTCTGATCTTTTACGAGGTTTCTGGAGGGCCATTTGGTGTTGAAGATAGTGTCCAGGCAGCCGGCCCCCTTTTAGCGCTtcttggttttttggttttccCATTCATATGGAGCATTCCCGAAGCCTTGATCACTGCAGAAATGGGTACTATGTTCCCAGAGAATGGTGGTTATGTAGTGTGGGTTTCAGCAGCATTGGGTCCTTACTGGGGCTTTCAACAGGGCTGGATGAAATGGCTTAGTGGTGTTATTGATAATGCACTATATCCTGTTCTATTTCTAGACTATCTCAAATCTGCAATTCCAGCATTGGAGGACGGTTTCATCAGGATAATAGCAGTGCTAATTTTAACGGCTGCTCTCACTTACTTGAACTATAGGGGTCTGACCATTGTGGGATGGGTTGCCATACTATTGGGGGTTTTCTCACTTCTTCCTTTTGTCTTTATGGGAGTTGTGGCTATTCCGAAACTGAATCCTTCCAGATGGTTGTTGGTAGACACAGGCAACATAAACTGGGGTTTGTACTTAAATACCCTGTTCTGGAACCTTAATTACTGGGACTCTATTAGTACTCTTGCGGGAGAGGTGGAAAATCCTGGTAAAACTCTTCCAAAAGCTCTCTTTTATGCTCTTATCTTGGTTGTATTTGGGTACTTCTTCCCTCTTCTGATTGGTACGGGAGCCATTCCAGTTGATCGTGATTTATGGTCTGATGGGTACTTCTCTGACATTGCTAAAATTCTTGGAGGTGTATGGTTAAGATCATGGATTCAGGTGGCATCTGCTTTGTCAAACATGGGTATGTTTTTAGCTGAAATGAGCAGTGATTCTTTTCAGCTTCTGGGGATGGCAGAGCGTGGAATGCTTCCAGAATGTTTTAGCAGGAGGTCTCGACATGGAACTCCTCTTACTGGGATCTTATTCTCTGCCTCTGGAGTAATTTTACTGTCGTGGATGAGCTTTCAAGAGATAGTAGCTGCAGAGAACTTCTTGTATTGTTTTGGAATGATTATGGAATTTATAGCATTTGTGAAGCTACGAATGGAACACCCAGCAGCATCTCGGCCTTACAGGATACCTATCGGAACAGCGGGATCAATACTGATGTGCATTCCTCCAACCATCCTTATCTTAGTGGTTTTAGCTATTGCTTCCTTCAAAGTCATGGTTATCAGCATCATTGCCGTGATTATTGGACTTGTTCTGGAGCCTTGTCTCCGTTTCTCGGAGAAAAAGAGATGGTTCAGCTTCTCCAGGGATTCTGTCATAGTAGACTTTCATTCTGTGAACTACCAGTCATCGTGA